The genomic segment CTAAATGAAAATCACTCGCCTCAGGACCGTTTGCTGGGAGAAGGCCTTCCTTCAAAAGGGATTGGTGCATACTCATGGAGTCCACTGTGTTTTTGGGACAACCAAGAGTAGTGATATAAAACGATTTGGGAAGTGGTGCTGATTCGGATTTGGGCATTACTCACCTAACTCACCAATGATGGACTGAGTGGAGTCATATGGGTTTTGTTTTCTTACAAAGATCTTCTTTACAAGTTTACCTGGTTTTCCCAGCACGGCACGCTCTTTGCCATTTTGCACCATCTCAACGGCACCACCATCTCCTACTTTCATTTCCAGACGGTCTCGTGCTTCCAAATGTTTCACCTCGCCTGCCGAAACTAGACCTCGTTCACCCATTTGGCCATCGATGACAAACTCAACATAACTTGGCTTGGAAAAGAATAAAGTAACTTGTATGGGAACATCACCAACTGGTTTCGAAACCACACCTTCTCTTTCTTCACGTAAGGTAACCAAAACCTTGGCTGATTTTTCTGTAACTGCTTGGGTCACAACACGGATATCACGTCGCAGGGAAGAAAGTTCTTGGATTCTGTATGAGAGTAATGTCTCTTCTCCCTCAGCCGTCTGAAAAAAATATACATTCTTTTCGGGGAAGATATTAAAACCTATGTTAGCCTTGCCATTCTGCACACCTCGCACAAACATCTTACATTGTTGGTTGTTTACGCTAAAGGACACCCCTCTGTCTTCAGTTAAGATAAACGGAACCGAAGCATTTTCAGGAACACTCTGGGATACAAAATTGATACCAGATGGGATTTCAGTTGAGGATGTATCTTCTGTTTCTGTAACGTTTGCAGTCTCATCTTCAAGGGAGGCACCAGAATCTTCAAAACTAATGTACAAAATATATGCTGCAACGGCTACCAAAGCGATAGAAAGCATTGTCACAAAACGATTGCGATCTAAGGAAAAACTAGACATGGTCGGTTTTGTTAATTCTTCTAAAGGAGCTTGGGATTCTTCAATTTGCTCACCACGATAGAGATTGAGTAACATGGCTGTGTCGAGTTTCAGATAACTGGCATAATTTTTCAAAAATCCTAGGGCAAACGTTTCCGCTGGGAATTGTGAGTAATCCTCTGTCTCTAAAGCTATGATATATTTTGCCGCGATATTGGTTTCTTTTGCGACATCCTTGACAGAGAGTTTTCTCTCCTCTCTAGATTCTTTTAAAATTTGACCGACTCGTTTTGTATTCAAAATAATCCCTCGTAAAACCCTTAGTTTTCTGACACCAAAGGGTTGTTTACAATCTTTGCATTTCCACTCATGTGAAAATTGAACACCCCATCCTGTATGTCCTCTTGAAAATTAATATTGCTAAAAGATATGGTCGTTTCTTTTCCACGGCCATCGGTTGCCACGGCTCTGCGTATCAAATAGGATTCGGAATCGACAAAGAGCTTCATTTTTTCAAAACCACCTATCTTCTCTCTTTGGTCAAGTTCCAAGACAAAGTATTTGGTTGGGTCTTTATCAATGACAAGCCTAGGTTGCTCGATAGCATCAAACTTATAATGGTACTTTCTAAATAAACGGGACAAACCGTCCGCACTATTGGCACTGAAAATAGGACCAGAAGAATTCTTTTTGTCGAGAGTTAGGTCTTGTTTTCCAACGGCCCCTAACCGTTTGATAAAAATATAAAGAGTCTTCCCATCGGAGACAATCTCGTCGCCATCAGGTTCTGAAAAATCATACCGAATCTTTCCTGGTCTTTTGTACAAACACTTCCCTTTCATGAACTTTTCTTTTTTGTTCTCAATGGTTCTGATCTGAAATTCAGCCGAATAACTTTCGATTTTGGAGAATTTGTTTTTAATCTTCTTCACAACTTCAGAGGGCGAATGCCAGTTGTGGGCAGGGTTCGTTTGCGAAAAAATGGAAACGGACCAGCCAAAAAAGAAAAACAAAAGAAGGAAGCGCAACTTCATAGTTTCACAGTTTTTTTTCCCAAGCCTACTTTGTCTATGATTTACGCTGACCGTAAGATTTCGCGAGGTTTTGCGCCAATTTGAGGCGAGACGTAGCCCCTTGCTTCCATCAGTTCCATAAGGCGAGCCGCTTTGTTGTAGCCTATCCTCATGCGCCTCTGGAGATAACTGGCACTTGCTTTTTTTTCTGTGAGCACAATGTTCCAAGCTTCCTGAAAAAGGTCCTCGTCCTCCGATTCTATTTCTTCTGCGCTTCCTTCGTCCTCCCAATCGATTTCGATATAAGCAGGAGAGCCTTGTTTCTTTGCCTCTTCCACAATGGCTTCTATTTCTTTTTCTTCGACAAAAGGAGCTTGGATACGAATCAAATCGCTATCCTCTGGGGAACGGTAGAGAAAATCCCCTTTTCCCAGAAGTGATTCTGCCCCATTGGAATCCAGGATTGTACGTGAGTCTGTCTTTTGGGCAACCTTAAATGCAACTCTTGCGGGGCAGTTCGCTTTGATAAGACCAGTGATGACGTCAACGGAAGGCCTTTGGGTCGCCATCACCAAATGGATGCCCACAGCTCTCGATTTTTGGGAAATCCTTTGGATCTTTTCTTCCAATTCCTTTCCTGAGACCATCATGAGGTCTGCTAACTCATCGATGAAGATTACGATATAGGGAAATTTTTGGTAGCCTTGGGCATGGGCAAACTGTTCTACCTTTTCATTGTAACTCTTAAAGTCTCTACTTTTAAGTTTGGATACAATTTGGTATCTAGATTCCATTTCGTCAATGGCCCAAGCCAAAGCCTTACTTGCCTTTCTTGGATCTGTGATCACGGGCACGAGTAAGTGGGGGATGTCTTCATACAAAGTCATCTCCACCATCTTAGGGTCGATCATGATAAACCGTACTTCTTCGGGTGACCGAGTGCAGATCAGACTTGTGATCATTGCATTTAAACTGACGGATTTTCCTGAACCAGTTGTCCCTGCGACAAGTAAGTGTGGCAATTTTGCTAAATCTATATTTACAATTTTTCCAGAGATATCCTTTCCTATGGAAATGCTCAATCCTTTCGCTTTATTGCTTTGTAATGCTTCCGCTTTTAGGATTTCAGAGAGATACACATCTTCTCGGATTTGGTTAGGTACTTCGATTCCGATTGTGGATTTTCCTGGGATTGGAGCAACGATCCTTACATTTGTGACTTCTAAATGGCCTCGGATTTCATCGACTAAGGTTGTCACCTTACTCAGCTTAACACCATAGGGTATCGTTAACTCATAGCGTGTGATGATGGGACCTCTTTCTTTCGATATGACTTTTACCTCAATGCCAAAATGCCCAAGGATCTCTTCTATTTTTTTGACAACGGTCTCCACTTCTGATTCGTTCCGAGAGGTATGCAAAAGACTTGGTTTATGATCGAGAAGAAGCTTTGAGGAAATATAATATCTGCCCTTTTTCAACCGTACAGAAGGTACCATGGATCCAAAAGGAAATTCCTCTTCACGTGGAACTTCCTTTGTCTTTTTCTTTTTTTCTTCCATCATATATACGTTACTTGGCGGAAGTATTTCTGTTTCAGCAACTGGTATCGTTTCGATACTGAGGGGTTCTTCTACATCTGCATGATCCACTTCTATTTCGGACTCTTCTACAGAGTCTTCTTCATGTTCCGTATCCGGAGCCTCGGAGGCTTCTTTGGCTTCCAGATCCAAGTCCAAAAGCTCTTCCTCCTCCTCCCACTCCTCTTCGGAAATCATCGGTTCCTCTTCATCTAGGATCAAATCCTCTTCTTCCCAATCACCACCCTCTCTTTCATACAATTCTAAATCGGAAAAATCGACAATGGGAGTTTTTTTCTTGAGAGAGGTAAGATCAGAAACTGGTGTTAGTGGAAGTTTCCAGCTAGAATCTTCAACTCTTTGCTCTACCTCTTCTTTTCTCTCCTCCCTTAGGTCTACAAAACGATACAAAGGAGCCGAGAATGGACTTGTTTGTGAGATGGTATTTCTTTCTTTCCGATTTGCATCCATACGATAGACAAATCCAGTTTCTTCAAAAAATCCATCATAGAGATTGGCATTTTTGTATTGGATGTTGTTTTTTTTTCGCTCTACCTTAGGAAGGGTAAGGACAGGGGCTTCGGGGGCCTCTTCTGCAATCACTTTCTTTTCAAACCAACCTTTCTCTGAAGATGTTTCGAAACGAAGGGGAGACTCTAGTCCCGAATGTACTCCTACATTCGAAGGCCGAGGTAAGAGATCAGAAAGAAACTTAGGAATCCGCAAATGGGAGAGGTCCCGCTTTGCACCAAAGACTCCCAACAATCCTTGGGAAAGTCCATTGAGTTTTTGAACGGTAAAGCCCCAAGCACTATCTTCTAACCAAACAATTGCGGAATAGATGTACAAAAAGAATACGACAATGATCCTACCTGTCTCGCCAAATAGATACTGCAAAAGCCAGGAAAAAAACATCCCGATGATACCGCCACCATCGCCTAACTTACCCATGGGAGTTTCCAAAATTTGTAAAGAAACAGAACTTGCGACTAGAAGCAGAGGAAAGTAAAGTGCCTTGCCCAGGCGATCAAAATCAGGGTTCTTAAAGGAGATGACACCAAGAACCAAAGCAAATCCTGCTAGGAAAAAGGCAGCCTTACCAAAGAGATAGAGCAAGGTAAAGGACACATAGTAGCCTATCCTTCCAAACCAATTGGCTAAGGATCCATCGTCTCCCTCCGTGAATGAGAACAAGGAGAGAAGTAAAAATACACCAAAGAAAACAAAGGCGTATGGGCTTAAATCTTGTCTGAATGCGTGCCAGGTCGGTATGGATCTTTCTTTTTCCATACTCAAGATATCGGCCGTTTCGGGACATAGACTGGTAAAAAAACCAGTCTTTCTTACTTAGGAAAAGGAAAGGATTATCCTTTGAAATTTGTAAAGCTTGCGTCGAAAGGAAAATCAGCGTCGCGGATGAGCTTCATAACCGCCTGTAAATCATCCTTTTTCTTTCCAACAACACGAACGGAATCGCCTTGGATGGACACTTGTACTTTCATTTTGGAGTCTTTGATGAGAGTGGTAATCTTTTTGGTTTGGTCGGGTCCCAATCCGTTTTGGATTTTTACCTTTTGTCGGACAGTCTGCCCCGTTGCCGGTTCCACTTTTGAATCGAAATCAAAGGCCCGAAGCCCTATCCCTCGTTTTGCCATCTTGGTCGTCAATACATCGATGACTTGCTTCAGTTTGATTTCGTTTTCGGAGGTGAGGGTCAACTCGTCATCTTTCAGTTTGATGTCCGACTGGCTTCCTTTGAAGTCAAAACGAGTGCTTATTTCCGTTAGAGCTTGCGAGATTGCATTTTGCAGCTCTGGCCTATCGACTTTTGAAATGATATCAAATGATGGATCTTGTGCCATGTCATTTTCCTTCCCATTCTTGTTTCAGTGTTTGGATCGTCACATCGAGAGCTTTTTCGATC from the Leptospira ryugenii genome contains:
- a CDS encoding helix-turn-helix domain-containing protein, with translation MNTKRVGQILKESREERKLSVKDVAKETNIAAKYIIALETEDYSQFPAETFALGFLKNYASYLKLDTAMLLNLYRGEQIEESQAPLEELTKPTMSSFSLDRNRFVTMLSIALVAVAAYILYISFEDSGASLEDETANVTETEDTSSTEIPSGINFVSQSVPENASVPFILTEDRGVSFSVNNQQCKMFVRGVQNGKANIGFNIFPEKNVYFFQTAEGEETLLSYRIQELSSLRRDIRVVTQAVTEKSAKVLVTLREEREGVVSKPVGDVPIQVTLFFSKPSYVEFVIDGQMGERGLVSAGEVKHLEARDRLEMKVGDGGAVEMVQNGKERAVLGKPGKLVKKIFVRKQNPYDSTQSIIGELGE
- a CDS encoding LolA family protein; the encoded protein is MKLRFLLLFFFFGWSVSIFSQTNPAHNWHSPSEVVKKIKNKFSKIESYSAEFQIRTIENKKEKFMKGKCLYKRPGKIRYDFSEPDGDEIVSDGKTLYIFIKRLGAVGKQDLTLDKKNSSGPIFSANSADGLSRLFRKYHYKFDAIEQPRLVIDKDPTKYFVLELDQREKIGGFEKMKLFVDSESYLIRRAVATDGRGKETTISFSNINFQEDIQDGVFNFHMSGNAKIVNNPLVSEN
- a CDS encoding DNA translocase FtsK, translating into MEKERSIPTWHAFRQDLSPYAFVFFGVFLLLSLFSFTEGDDGSLANWFGRIGYYVSFTLLYLFGKAAFFLAGFALVLGVISFKNPDFDRLGKALYFPLLLVASSVSLQILETPMGKLGDGGGIIGMFFSWLLQYLFGETGRIIVVFFLYIYSAIVWLEDSAWGFTVQKLNGLSQGLLGVFGAKRDLSHLRIPKFLSDLLPRPSNVGVHSGLESPLRFETSSEKGWFEKKVIAEEAPEAPVLTLPKVERKKNNIQYKNANLYDGFFEETGFVYRMDANRKERNTISQTSPFSAPLYRFVDLREERKEEVEQRVEDSSWKLPLTPVSDLTSLKKKTPIVDFSDLELYEREGGDWEEEDLILDEEEPMISEEEWEEEEELLDLDLEAKEASEAPDTEHEEDSVEESEIEVDHADVEEPLSIETIPVAETEILPPSNVYMMEEKKKKTKEVPREEEFPFGSMVPSVRLKKGRYYISSKLLLDHKPSLLHTSRNESEVETVVKKIEEILGHFGIEVKVISKERGPIITRYELTIPYGVKLSKVTTLVDEIRGHLEVTNVRIVAPIPGKSTIGIEVPNQIREDVYLSEILKAEALQSNKAKGLSISIGKDISGKIVNIDLAKLPHLLVAGTTGSGKSVSLNAMITSLICTRSPEEVRFIMIDPKMVEMTLYEDIPHLLVPVITDPRKASKALAWAIDEMESRYQIVSKLKSRDFKSYNEKVEQFAHAQGYQKFPYIVIFIDELADLMMVSGKELEEKIQRISQKSRAVGIHLVMATQRPSVDVITGLIKANCPARVAFKVAQKTDSRTILDSNGAESLLGKGDFLYRSPEDSDLIRIQAPFVEEKEIEAIVEEAKKQGSPAYIEIDWEDEGSAEEIESEDEDLFQEAWNIVLTEKKASASYLQRRMRIGYNKAARLMELMEARGYVSPQIGAKPREILRSA
- a CDS encoding YajQ family cyclic di-GMP-binding protein; amino-acid sequence: MAQDPSFDIISKVDRPELQNAISQALTEISTRFDFKGSQSDIKLKDDELTLTSENEIKLKQVIDVLTTKMAKRGIGLRAFDFDSKVEPATGQTVRQKVKIQNGLGPDQTKKITTLIKDSKMKVQVSIQGDSVRVVGKKKDDLQAVMKLIRDADFPFDASFTNFKG